GCTGTTTCTTATTGAAATTCCTTGTCACAGAGTGCCAATGAGCAGCTTGGTGAAGAGTATTTGCAGGGGGTGGTGAGGGTGGTGATAGTTGTGGCTGGGATGAACATGAGGATAGGCCGGTGCACTGGTCTGAGGGTCAGCTCAATGGAGTGGTATATGTTAGAGATTAAAATTATGGTTATCACCTGATACGTCCTGCTACTCTGGTGTCCTATGAATCTTTACAAGTTGGCCACTGAATTTTTATCAgtgttacatttatttttgcaaCCGGTGAGGATCAAAACTGCTAAGAAATCTGTCAGATAGTGGTGTGGGATAAGATCTGCAGCAGCCACAAGGAGTGCCAGACAAGAGGCAAGAGAAGCCACTTGGACCAGCACCAAGGAGCATGTAACGGGGCTGGACTGAACACTCTTCTGTAAATGTTCCCTCAACTTATATTTTGATGAGTGCTGTGGAGAGCAGGTAGTCTGTGTCTGGTCAGGATTAGGTCCATATGCTTTTGTAGTTGACTGGGGTAGTTGACCCTGAGGCAGGTGGAGAAGCCTCATGAGCTGAGATGCTTGAACAGAAGGCTGACTCACTTCCACACACAGGTGGGAAGAAGTAGCTAAGGGTATACCAAGATTTTCCTTAATTTCAGGTCTGATCTAACACATATTGGAAAGGGCAGTCAAGGTTTCCACATTTCTATATCATAGAGCATAATAACCACATTTAAGTCTAGAAGaactcttattttactttattttttgagacagagtctcactgtcactcaggctggagtacaatagcacagtcatagctcactgtaaccttgcactcctggcctcaactgatcctcttgcctccgcctcccaagtagctaggactagaggtgtgcaccacaacacctaactaatctttttatttttttgtagagacgggttcttgctgtgttgcccgggctgatctcgaactcctgggctcaagtgatcctctcaccttaacctcccaaagtgttcggattataggtgtgagcggCTCCGCCCGGCTTTGTTTTTTCTTGGCTCTCTGTCAGGGCCAAGAGGAGAAGAGGGAACTGCCTGGGGCAGTTTGAAAACCCTCTCAAGTCCCAGAGCCCCCTAATCTCAGCCATCTGCCTGGGGCCAGCGCCATTCTGCATGTGCCTGTCTCTAGTGTCATCATCTATGTTAGTAGCATATTGTCTGCTTTCCTTTGGCATCCTAGGCTTGCTTTTCCAAGGaggaatgttttatttcattggcttggctatatatttattttaatggttcTATATTCAATTAAACTGAATggcttaattttacatttaaaacaaaccaaCAGGAAGCTACTGTGCTAGTTGGGCAGGGAAGCTGGGGGAAATGCTGCTCTAAATGAGTTCTGGTGTCCTGGCCAAAAAGAGGTAACTATAGGGCTTCTGAGGATATTTGCAGACACAATGCATCAGATACTTCCATTCGTTTTTACTTATTGTGGAGAACACGAAAGGTATCAGAAGCCTGGAGACATTGTTAATATAATCTTTCAGAAAAGGAATTGTAGAAACTTTAGTCCATGTGGATTCCAGGCCAGATTCTAAAATTCTCTGGCAAAGCAAAGGTGTATGTGCCTCAAAGTGGGAAGCACTAGGAGTTTCAACACAGGCTCACAAAGAACAGGAGGCTTTAGGCCAGGGGCTCTCTACCCCATGAGATTCATGTTTCTTCTGTCATGATGAACTTAAAGCCAAATAGTATAAGCTACTTATGTACACACGCTAATGTGTGTaggtccacacacacacaccctccccccccaacacacacagaatGCCCTAACAGTACtgtaaaggaaaaaattttaggtatgataataaaatttattctCATGTATAGATGTTTGGGTGTGACCATACTAGAAGGCATAAAGAAGTATTCAGAAGCTTTTACCATCACGCAGGAGTGCATGTGGAATGCAGACTGCTACAAATGCAGACTGACCGAGGTGGAGAGCTTTGCTCTCGGTGATGTGATTTTCAGAAATGGTGGACATCTCTTGGTAAAGgtctgaacaaaacaaaatatgacCTTCCTTTGGCTTACATGGAAGTTCCCATCCTAGAAAATTTAGCATATATGAAAAGcatgtttaaaaatactttgtgttTATATGTAAAACTGAGTTAGGGGCTAAGCTGAGATAATAGACATTTACAAGGCCCATGACAGATCTTCACTGTGCAGCAACTATCCACTCAAATGTTGCAGGATGCTTAGTATGCCTGGCTCCTGCAAGTGGCTCCTACTGGTTATGACAACAGAAGGGGCCCAGAGGGTGACCCTATCCCTCTCGGGCTAACAGAATTTTTCATGGCCATGACTGTCATGGAGAAAAGCATAAATGGCTGGCTGGCCTCACCAAGGAGTTGAGTTCCACTGGAGAGGTCTGCCACTGGGAGGGGTGTTTTCAGTGGCTTCCCTGCTTCTCCACAGAGTTACCAGAAGCCATTGGAATTGGCCATTAAAATGACTACTTGCATtagatgtcctttttttttttttttttttttgagacggagttttgctcttgtcgcccaggctgcagtgcaatagcgcagtctcggctcactgcaacctccacctcccgggttcaagtgattctcctgccttggcctcccgagtagctgggattacaggtgcccgccaccatgcccaactgctttttgtatttttagtagagatggagtttcaccatgttggccaggctgctcttgaactcctgacctcaggtgatctgcctgcctcagtctcccaaagtgctgggattacatgtatgagccaccgtgccgggcctagATGTCCTTTTAAGGTGCTTTCCaaccttaatattttctttctttcttttccttcctttcttccctccctccctctctctcttccctccttctcttgtcttccctcccttcctccctcccttccttccttccttcctccctcactccctccctctctttctctctctttttctttctttctgtccttccccaacttccttccttccgtccttcctttcttttttcctttgagacagggtctcactccgtcacctaggctggaatgcagtggtgtgatcatagctcactgtagccttgaactcctgagctcaagtgatcctcccacctcagcctcccaaatagttgtgACTATAGGTGCATATCAGACATAACAAGACCCCTACAactttttgttgtagagatggggtctctacaACAAGACcagctatgtttcccaggctggtcttgaacttctgggctcaagaaatcctaccacctcagcctcccaaattgttgggattacaggcatgagccaccacacctggcctctgatAAATTTTCTATGTCTCAATAATGATGTTTTTgactcattgttttcattttaataagaaaacataATTGCATTGACAAGTATTAAATGACAAGGATGCTTACCACcactataattattttttgtgaCCCTTTCCATTCCGAACACTCTGTACTTTCTCTGAGCTCAGCTACTTTTGCCACTCCCTTCCTGCGGCGACCCGCAGCACGGCTGATGGGCCTTGCCTCCATTGGGTCTTTGGAACAGCTGTTGGCTGGAGAACTGGCAGTCTTTGCCAACCTGTTGAGCCTGCCACAGAAGTCTTCTCTGTAATTTTTCGGTGACTGATTTTTCCCCAACATCATGTATAGGATATAAGGAAAGTCAGTGTAGactgtgagagtgtgtgtgttcaAGTTTTTGTTGCCATCCTGTTTGATTCTCTTAAGAATCAACTTCTGAAAGTTTAgaattgaattttacattttctaatacttagttttatttcttatttaaggCTGCTTCTGATGCTTGGAAGGTATCCTCTCAGCCACAAAGATGGTAATAAATCTTTGCCTCCCACAGTTCAGACCAAGAATTCACTGCAACAaggtaaataaaacaaatacatacacataaatatattctATCTTTGTCATGTGTTTCATCATTTCCTGCCTTGTGTGTGGATTTGATTCAGGCTTACTGCACTTTTGCCCTTGTTACTTTAGATTCCATCAGATGGTATTTAGGTAAGCATGGGGCAGGCTCACCTCTAGAATCACACAGCGCCATGATGAGGTGAGCTGTGACTCATTTTGTGCAGGGTCCTCTTCACTGTGCTCTTTGTTCTTTGGTGATCAATCTCAAGTCTCGTCAAAGTCATAGCAAAGGTAGAAATACTTTCTCTCCCCTGCAGTTCTCTCCCCAGATACTGTTTTGAAGGGAGTTTTGGTTGGATTGGGCAGGATTttgttgcttgctttttttttttttggcagggaggggagggatacggggtcttgctatgttgcccaggcctatCTAACTCCTGGGCTaatgggatcctcctgcctcagcctcctgagtagctgggactacaggtgtgtaccaacATGTCCAGCTCAGTTGCTCGTATTTTTAAGGCTGGGGAATACTTGGGGGCCCTGATCTGGGACAATTGCCCTTGGCCTTTGATCTGATCTTGGATGCCCTGATCTGGGACAATTCAGTTTAATAGAGGAAATTTTAAAACGAGGAACCTCAGGCTTAAGAGTTTTCTTACAAGTGACAAGTTATCTTCATTTGGATCATTGTATCTTGTGTTTTTTATTAAATCTAGATATCAGCTGATGGTTACGAAGTAGAAAATCTCATCTCTGAAGATCTCACAAAGAGAAGCCGTGGTTTCAGGACAGAGTATTTCATTAAGCCACCAGTCTATGTGACAGTTTCATTTCCCTTTGATGTGGAAATCTGTAGGATCAACATAGACCTCACAGCTGGAGGAGGTCAGAACGTCACTGGCCTGGAAATGTACACATCTGCCTCATCTAGCAAAGTGTCTTGGAATACGCCCCAGTGCcggaccctgggcccagctgaGCCATCTGTCCCAGACAAGGAGGCGTTCACTTTGGTAGGCAAAGTCTTACTGAAAAACCAGAGCCAAGTGGTGTTTAGCCACAGGGGCTTCAAGGCCAGGCCCCCTTTTGGCCCGATGGAAGCCACACTCCCCTCCCCTGCCGTTGTGGCCCAGGAGCTCTGGAATAAAGGGGCTCTTTCCCTTAGCCACGTGGCCCACCTAAGGATCTGTATCACCCATGTGACAGGCGGCGGTATCCCTTGTATCAAGCGGTTGGAAGTGTGGGGTCAGCCGGCCAAGACCTGCTCCCAGGAAGTGATAGACAGCATCCTGCTGGTCGCCTCAGAGAACCTGCCCCAGGACGTGGCTCTACAGGCCCCAGCCTTGCCCATGGAAAGTGACTGTGACCCTGGGGACCAGTCTGAGAGCCAGCAGGCCCCCTCCAGCCTGCAGAAGCTGGCCGAGATCATTCAGGATGTGCCTGAGGAGTTCCTGGATCCCATCACCCTGGAGATCATGCCTTGTCCCATGCTGCTGCCCTCAGGCAAGGTCATCGACCAGAGCACACTGGAGAAATGTAACCGCAGTGAAGCCACATGGGGCCGAGTGCCCAGTGACCCTTTCACGGGAGTAGCTTTTACTCCACACTCTCAGCCCCTGCCTCACCCCTCCCTCAAGGCCCGGATTGACCATTTCCTGCTCCAGCACTCCATCCCTGGCTGCCATCTGCTTGGGAGAGCACAGACGGCATTGGCAGTGATCCCTTCTTCCGTTGTTCTGCcctctcagaaaaggaagataGAGCAGGCTGAACATGTCCCAGACAGTAACCTTGGTATAAATGCTTCCTGTTTTTCTGCCACAAGCCCTTTGGTCTTACCCACTACCTCAGAGCACACTGCTAAGAAAATGAAAGCCACCAATGAGCCCAGCCTGACACACATGGACTGCTCGACAGGTAATTCAGCATCCTGTGTCCGCAGCCAGGCTCATCCATCTCCTTCCCAGGAGCTCTCAGCTCTGCTGCCCTTTGCTTTGTGCTTGGCCAGCTTACATTCCCAAGGCTGTGCCTGTGCTGCCTCCTTCCCATTTCCCATCCTGGGGCCCCTCAGCTTTGTCTTCAGACCAGTGACAACCTAGAGCCTTGGAGGGGTTCCGTGTGTTCTCGTCTATTCTCATCTGTTTCAAGGCTTCAGTCTGCGTGTTTCGCTCCTCTGCTGGTGATGGTCCCATGGGCACTATTGCCTTCCTTGGGGTCCCTTTATGTGCCCTGGCCTGGTCAACACTTTTTCCTGGGCTTGAAGCCTCTGGTTAGAGCTGCTGGGAGGAGAGATACCAGTCCCTCAAAGCAGAGAACCTCTTCTGGTGCCTTCTTTGTGTTACTCATGTCAGTGGGCTCCTCTGGGTATTGTTTCTAACCGTCACAGAGGTACAAGGATACATTGCATGGAGGTTCTCTGTGCGCCCCCTCACCATGTGGCATGAggacacagaaaaggaaaaaggactaGGTTTGTGGGCCTTCCTTTCAGGAGAGGGTTACTGAAGAGAAAAGCCACAGTGAAGAAGGTGCACTCAGTAAATGTGTGGACAAATTGCAACATTCTCTTTatggttttttctgtttttcttctttattgcatTTGGCAGGATCCACCAGGTAAAattgcaacatttttttttttttttttttttttttgagatggagtctcgctctgtcacccaggctggagtgcagtggcacgatctcagctcactgcaagctccgccttctgggttcaaaccattctcctgcctcagcctcccgagtagctgggactacaggcgcccactgccacacctggctaattttttgtatttttagtagagacggggtttcaccttgttagctaggatggtctcgatctcctgaccttgtgatccgcccaccttggcctcccaaagtgctgggattacagacgtgagccaccgcactcgacttctgttttttgttttgttttgttttgttttgttttttgagatggagtcttgctctgtcaccaggctggagtgcagtggcgtgatattggctcactgcaacctccgcctcccaggttcaagtgattctcctgcctcagcctctggagtagctgggattacagtctcacgccaccacgcccagctaattcttgtatttttagtagagaaggggtttcaccatggtgcccaggatggtctcaacctgttaatctcgtgatccgcctgcctcggcttcctaaagggctgggatctgtaagccactgtgcctggcctgcaacATTCTTGAGTATGAGATTTAAGGATCCTGGCTTCCTGCCTCTTCCCTGGGGCATTGCCAGTGATTTCTAGGGCCGTTGATGCTGCTCTCTCCTGAGGTGAGCAGCCCTGGTTCACTGGGTGACCTCCGCAGCTGAACGTGTTCAGTGTGAATACCTCAGCGTAAGCTGGATGTTGGATCTTAGGCTGAGATagatgtttttttgttgttgttgagatgagtctcactctgttacccaggctggagtgcagtggcacaatctcgtctcactgcaacctccgcctcgcagcttcaagcaattctcctgcctcagcctcccgagtagctgggattacaggcatgtaccaccacaccggctaattttttgtatttttagtaaagacagggtttcaccatgttggccaggttggtctcgaactcctgacctcaggtgattcgcccgcctcagcctcccagagtgctaggattacaggcatgagccaccgcgcctggcctgagatAGATGTTTTTATCATGTTAAAGAAGTATTGGTTATCTATTGCCaggtaacaaattaccccaaaacttactGGCTTATAGCAACAAACATTCATTGTCTGATAACTTCTGTGGGTCACAAATCCCAGCATAACTTGGCTGGATTCTCTGCTTCAGGGTCTCCCAAGGCTGCCATCAAACTGGTGGCCGAGGCTGTGGTCATCTCAAGGATCAACTGGGGAAGCATTTATTTCTAGTCTCACCCACATGATTGTTGCAAGATTCAGCTCGTTGATGCATTGTTGGACTGAGGCCTCACTTGCTGGTTGGCTGTTGGCCCAAGGCTGCCCTCGGTTCCTTGCCTTGTGGGCCTCTCCATAGGGCAGTGTACTGTGTGGCAGCTGTGCGTTCCAGAGAGAGTGCACAGACGAGGGAAATCCATCTTTTAGAATGTAATCTTGAAAGTCACACTCCTCACTTCTattgtattcttatttttcccAAGGTATTTGTTAATTGCTTATTTATAATATCAAGAGAAATGATTTCTTAGCCTCCATCTTCATATTTCTTAGTTCGAGAACACAGATCAGTGACAAACTTCTGTGTAATTCAACCTAaataattccttccttccttccttcttttttgagatggagtctcactgtgtcactcagggtagagtgcagtggtgtgatcttggctcacttcaatctctgcctcccgggttcaggcaattctcatgcctcagcctctggaatagctgggactataggtgcgtgccaacacgcctggctgattttttttttttcttttttttttttgagatggagtctcactctgtcgcccaggctggagtgcagtggcgcgatctcggctcactgccagctctgcctcctgggttcacgccattctcctgcctcagcctcccgagtagctgggactacaggcacctgccaacacacccggctaatttttttaatacttttagtagagacggggtttcaccgtgttagccaagatggtcttgatctcctgacctcatgatccacccgcctcggcctcccaaagtgctgggattaaggcgtgagccaccgcgcccggctgatttttgtatttttatgagacagagtctcactctgtcacccaggctggagtgcaatagcacaatcttggctcactgtaatctccgcctcctggcctaagcaattctcctgcctcagcctccagagtagttgggattacaggtgcccacaaccgcgcccagctaatttttgtatttttagtatatgggttttgtcatgttggccaagctgatcttgaactcctgacctcaggttatctacctgcctcggcctcccaaagtgctgggattacaggcatgagcgataGTGCCCGGCCTGTtaatggtttctttttgttttgtttttttggagacagtctccctctgttgcccaggctggagtgcagcagtgacgcaatctctgctcactgcgacctctgctgctgggatttaagtgattctcctgtctcggtagctaagactacaggtgcacagcaccatactggctaattttttttatttttatttttattttttgagacgaagtctcgttctgttgcccaagctggagtgtggtgtcgcaatctctgctcactgcaacctccgcctcccggattcaagtgattttcctgcctcagcctcctgattagctgggattacaggcgctcgctatgcctggctaatttttgtgtttgtagtagagatggggtttcgccatgttggccaggctggtcttgaactcctgacctcaggtgatctgcctgcctcagcctcccaaagtgctgggattacaagtgtgagccaccacgccgagccctgttatttatttatttattattattattatttttatatagtgacggagtctcactctgtcgcccaggctggagtgcacttgtgcaatcttggctcactgcaacctctgcctcctggattctagcaattctcctgcttctgcctcccgagtagctgggactacaggcacatgccgccacacctagctaattttttgtattttattagagacggtgtttcaacatgttgcccaggctggtcacaaactctgagctcaggcaatccacccaccttggcctcccaaaactctgggattacaggcatgagctacagcacCTGGCCCCTGTTCATAGTTTTTAATGGTTCTGTTTGCTAGTGTTAGGATTTTTGTATTCATTAGTGAGGTTGgactgtagtgtgtgtgtgtgtgtgtgtgtgtgtgccatctTTGGTCAGGTGTCATCAATGATTTTTTTGTTCCATAGaaagaatttagaattttttcttttctgtgctctGGAACAATTGAATAGTATTGGAATACCCACTCTGCCTGTCTAGTAGAAGTCCCTGTGATTGTCAGTGCTTGGTGCTTGTGGAGGGTAGCTCTTTGACacgtttcctttttttttttttttttttttttgagctggagtctcgctctgtcgcccaggctggagtgcagtagtgtgattttggctcactgcaacctctgcctcctgagttcaagcaaatctcctgcctcagcttcccaagtagctgggattacaggcacgcactactacgcctggctaatttttgtattttcattagagacaggatttcgccatgttgaccaggctggtcttgaactcctgacttcaggcgatctgcctgtctcagcctcccaaagtgctgggattacaggtgtgagccactgtgcctggcctggcaaccttttctttttccttatggAAATTATTCTGTTTAGAGTTGATCATTCTTTTAGTTTCCTATGTTCTTCTAAAAGACTATGCAAATAGTATGCTTAATGTTTATTTCTGTGTCTTTGGTTTTAAGAGTAAATTCTAGTTAACATGACCTTCAGAAACTCCTGGAAACATCTGAGGCGCACTGGGGTGGAACAAGGAAAAAGGTCCTTAGACCTCAGTGTCAGTTTGTGGAGGTCTCAGTCCTGTTGGCCTTGACAGACTTGGTGACTCAGGACCATGCTGACTAGGGCTCCTTCAAGGCCCTAAGCTGATGTCCTGTGTCCTGCAAACAGTGGACAAAAGGTTCCATTCTCCTCTTTGAGACAGCATTGCAAATTTTTCTGCCAGGCAGGTCCCTGGGGCCTTTCTTGGGCAGCTGTCCCCCTACCCCTTTGGCCTTCACCCTCATTCCATGGCTTGGCTTTCTGTTGATCCTACACTGAAGGTCCCCTAAATTGTGGTGTGGTCAGTGTGGGGTCTTAGTTCTATTCGGTAAAAACTGCTTTGTTTTACTTAACAGGAGAGAGGACATGAACACCTAGAAAATGCAGATGAACCCCCCTGGGGGGTGGTGGGGTCCCCAGAAGGGCGGAGTTAGGGAAAGAGAAGACTAAGGCCTCTGGGGAGGGAATGGGGGGCAGGGAGCAGGAGTCCAAAGCCAGCGTTTGCTTGCCCCAGTTATTTTCTTGGCCAGCAAGGAGGCCTTTAGAAAggaggccaggagctgtggctcacgcctgtaatcccagcactttgggaggcagaggcaggcggatcacgaggtcaggagttctcctagccaacatggtgaaacgctgtctctactaaaatacaaaaaattagtcaggcttggtggcgcgcacctgtagtcccagctacttgggaggctgagacaggggaatcgcttgaacccaggaggcgaaggttgcagtgagctgagatggcacccctgcactccttctcagcctgggcgacagaccaagggtccatctcaaaaaaaaaaaaggagggtgcAGTTCTGCAGTTGAGCCacgaggtggctcatgtctgcccAGCAGTTTCTCCAGGAGGAGAAAAGCCTGAAGCAGATGGGAAGGGCAGGAACTGCCCGGGTTCCCAGGGCTTTACCTCCCGGTGTTCTGTCATGGTCTGCCAGTAGACATTAGGATGGAGTTTCGTTACATTGATGTGTGAGATTGGAGGTGCCGTTTTTATAGCCCTCGTAGGACTTGGGGCTGTTCTCTTTTGCGGAGCCTGTCTCTGGATGTTGTGCTGTGCGCATCTCTCGACAGGTCCACTGTCCCACGAGCAGAAGCTGTCACAAAGCTTGGAAATTGCCTTGGCATCCACCCTTGGCTCCACGCCCTCCTTCACGGCACGGCTGACCAGGGGACAGCTCCAGCACCTTGGCACAAGAGGGAGCAGCACTTCCTGGAGGCCTGGCACCGGCTCGGGTAACATGGGCCCCGCCATCTCCTTGGAGCCTTGGAACGGGtggtctgttttctgtctctgaatGCTGGGCCGAGTCCCTGGGGGCTCTGTGGACCTGCCTGGCCAGCCTCCCCGTCAGTTCCAACACCCACCCTGGGAGAGAACCTGTTCTCTTGCCTTTTCCAGGGGTAGTTGAGGGGCTGCCTATGAACTTAAACTCCTCACAAGAAAAGGCTTTCTTTAGTCAATCCTTAGTAATTCTGTGGATGTAGGGCTTGGCCACCCTCTGCTGTGTTTCCTTGTGAGATctaatgttaattattttctcctgaggatttttgtttctctttttatttgttgttgttatttatttatttatttgagactgcatctcgctctgttgcccaggctggagtgcagtggcacagtctcagctcactgcaacctccgcctcctggattcaagctattctcctgcctcagcctcctgagtagctgggattacaggcgcctgccaccatgcccgcctaattttttgtatttttagtagagacggggtttcaccatgttgtccaggctggtctcgaactaccgacctcgtgatccgcccgcctcggcctcgcaaagcactgggattacaggattgagccaccgcgcctggccttttttgttattttttctcatctagTCTGTCTGCAGTCTGACATCCGGGGCACTTTATGTAAATGTGAAGAGAGGTTTGGTTGGGTTTGTCGTCCTCATCCCTTCAGATTAACAATTCCGTCAGTGTTTTAGAAAGagcagtggggggaggggggagagatagcattgggagatatacctaatgctagatgatgagttagtgggtgcagcgcaccagcatggc
The Pongo pygmaeus isolate AG05252 chromosome 21, NHGRI_mPonPyg2-v2.0_pri, whole genome shotgun sequence DNA segment above includes these coding regions:
- the UBOX5 gene encoding RING finger protein 37 isoform X3, with the translated sequence MVINLCLPQFRPRIHCNKISADGYEVENLISEDLTKRSRGFRTEYFIKPPVYVTVSFPFDVEICRINIDLTAGGGQNVTGLEMYTSASSSKVSWNTPQCRTLGPAEPSVPDKEAFTLVGKVLLKNQSQVVFSHRGFKARPPFGPMEATLPSPAVVAQELWNKGALSLSHVAHLRICITHVTGGGIPCIKRLEVWGQPAKTCSQEVIDSILLVASENLPQDVALQAPALPMESDCDPGDQSESQQAPSSLQKLAEIIQDVPEEFLDPITLEIMPCPMLLPSGKVIDQSTLEKCNRSEATWGRVPSDPFTGVAFTPHSQPLPHPSLKARIDHFLLQHSIPGCHLLGRAQTALAVIPSSVVLPSQKRKIEQAEHVPDSNLGINASCFSATSPLVLPTTSEHTAKKMKATNEPSLTHMDCSTEQPGSILGPECASCKRVFSPYFKKEPVYQLPCGHLLCRPCLGEKQRSLPMTCTACQRPVASQDVLRVHF
- the UBOX5 gene encoding RING finger protein 37 isoform X2; the encoded protein is MVINLCLPQFRPRIHCNKISADGYEVENLISEDLTKRSRGFRTEYFIKPPVYVTVSFPFDVEICRINIDLTAGGGQNVTGLEMYTSASSSKVSWNTPQCRTLGPAEPSVPDKEAFTLVGKVLLKNQSQVVFSHRGFKARPPFGPMEATLPSPAVVAQELWNKGALSLSHVAHLRICITHVTGGGIPCIKRLEVWGQPAKTCSQEVIDSILLVASENLPQDVALQAPALPMESDCDPGDQSESQQAPSSLQKLAEIIQDVPEEFLDPITLEIMPCPMLLPSGKVIDQSTLEKCNRSEATWGRVPSDPFTGVAFTPHSQPLPHPSLKARIDHFLLQHSIPGCHLLGRAQTALAVIPSSVVLPSQKRKIEQAEHVPDSNLGINASCFSATSPLVLPTTSEHTAKKMKATNEPSLTHMDCSTGPLSHEQKLSQSLEIALASTLGSTPSFTARLTRGQLQHLGTRGSSTSWRPGTGSAWEHPGPRVCLLQKSIFSLLQKGAGVPVALRPPPVPTLPG
- the UBOX5 gene encoding RING finger protein 37 isoform X1, whose translation is MVINLCLPQFRPRIHCNKISADGYEVENLISEDLTKRSRGFRTEYFIKPPVYVTVSFPFDVEICRINIDLTAGGGQNVTGLEMYTSASSSKVSWNTPQCRTLGPAEPSVPDKEAFTLVGKVLLKNQSQVVFSHRGFKARPPFGPMEATLPSPAVVAQELWNKGALSLSHVAHLRICITHVTGGGIPCIKRLEVWGQPAKTCSQEVIDSILLVASENLPQDVALQAPALPMESDCDPGDQSESQQAPSSLQKLAEIIQDVPEEFLDPITLEIMPCPMLLPSGKVIDQSTLEKCNRSEATWGRVPSDPFTGVAFTPHSQPLPHPSLKARIDHFLLQHSIPGCHLLGRAQTALAVIPSSVVLPSQKRKIEQAEHVPDSNLGINASCFSATSPLVLPTTSEHTAKKMKATNEPSLTHMDCSTGPLSHEQKLSQSLEIALASTLGSTPSFTARLTRGQLQHLGTRGSSTSWRPGTGSEQPGSILGPECASCKRVFSPYFKKEPVYQLPCGHLLCRPCLGEKQRSLPMTCTACQRPVASQDVLRVHF